One segment of Daphnia magna isolate NIES linkage group LG2, ASM2063170v1.1, whole genome shotgun sequence DNA contains the following:
- the LOC123466337 gene encoding uncharacterized protein LOC123466337 has protein sequence MEMVSRSTSQLRVIGNRGDTSETGPRLSRSTLVTATRRIKMLVVAQTAFLLVTGAGLQMVSSAPTPANSDVATVAGQANDSSLLKEDKLMDAVREEGNKSAAIHLSHEWWRKGEVEEPPDIRSRNDRQYFTNSKTSPGLYTINKNDVRHAVTPSDAPQALPSSQPSVMARTSTTKIVKEEDLENMIFNIVIQKERAEKSAFIAPDVNWLRDLVPKVVDVADKPETLIKETIVNAIDGENAAQVEQIKDRRLFVNVVKSEIGSEVEVPDILARLSNLMKTGGPAVESILLESRDIGEPENSIYVINIIIFNVVVLEAPVEKPVFVKDKVSNIEQDITEDSYLVALRESQQNRFGSPAIGRHPNPAPEVALEDNQARSPDSAIAEDSYLVALRESQKNRNKGSSPSLDHHHHHEEKHPHAKPEKVSDQQQQFNGHYLTEVPTYAYASTARPLMAMEKDYLRRFTIKPTQPSVAVEQNQPMEEQEQAMEEQDQAADEVEQSADEPGLLTDVQEQHLPTLLVDPNASIEFVNLPTGPYFTNPSVDVTQIVSTEPSSIEKPPEIEAVVVDVAPTAGINKIRVTTKKPVAKKPLIVRVPEAVGVMTNKATNIMRNRIRTVGLFGIPMMVGLASTVNSWLPTVTALGRRRRKRSITQEDEWQDNHRHPSRAIEVAQVLARLVGKRYTDASTESHPQFVDNREDRDQQLSSASTMNSNNEARANRRRTWFPFRRTGNTRVNSDRRTSARRSAFARKMKEIKSNTRKYMTPLFYTTFFANEDSPDVTEHGESITSELQNVDDVAEPQQVTEDVMEHPENGVQHQEAIENVIERAEVVPDREVLQDDAESTDPLNNSAAGPPVDYDNYQPEEMEMAEKMDEKPEEEPSQMFPALSPPSGFDFDIVSNFVRAMMMNNEEYDDNPPETREEVFWVKEATIVNTTQTVSSKPPKFSGSSMLLLKPGKGPTRLTSSGINGSPVSVFSADPLMPSYVNNENVTNSPITYVSIKSPTKVTWLGIGPPDAITSSTQSSSSAENDPTGEINDDIPLDLPPSKVVGAPLQFYDEETDNYVSKEVPSVPGPPTVSYYTERTPSTDRTPSIDVTSEQSSVIKIQEISKPGRPVSTDLRPGLSSLLLTIASFNRPRLPPPVEVSNNVSTVEYTKGQGFATQPQSDDTTDKYTHGHGIVSKPDDVSKYTHGHGIIVTNAPPYDFNSLAGESSLVASSIDNHNALSNLVKGTGNNENGEPTSPTLLGETSIQFVGMYGGTSVDSTVGPFTATGISDSAELDSTLDDLITQLQANMTTGLVSTDRPLGGIHFTNTSTDIVIINPFVTPSSVFPQLQVEAVEAEDGDTFGSIDDTIVVDAQEGDQPDSVPNVSSLANLFFTSSGSSGSSSGGSSSSSGVSNGGGGVSGDSVSSSTTNPIALFYTFGLAAVGILALTLPLWVPFVVARMKRRTYAPSKTYPASKKKPTHGYPSPPPKKTYAEPPPNHYKDLDEEDIYGNEHYLDQHQLGSVLSQPQYQSTTIEDLYRTSVGDVLSSNSDDHYIFRDSIALNPEDDMFHNPGPLSSEAIYGSPARIYLKAKRKRFSRFKRSNKR, from the exons ATGGAAATGGTGTCGCGTTCTACATCTCAATTACGGGTGATAGGAAACAGAGGAGACACATCGGAAACCGGACCGAGATTATCAAGATCGACGTTAGTCACCGCAACGAGACGAATTAAGATGTTGGTGGTTGCGCAAACCGCGTTCCTCCTGGTCACTGGCGCCGGGCTGCAGATGGTCTCTTCGGCTCCCACTCCTGCAAACAGCGACG TTGCCACCGTTGCTGGACAGGCAAATGACAGTAGCCTATTAAAGGAGGACAAATTAATGGACGCTGTAAGAGAGGAAGGAAACAAAAGCGCAGCGATTCATCTCAGCCATGAATGGTGGAGAAAAGGAGAAGTAGAAGAACCGCCTGATATCCGTTCTCGCAACGATCGCCAGTATTTCACCAACTCCAAGACATCGCCTGGACTGTACACGATCAACAAAAACGACGTCCGCCATGCAGTCACGCCATCTGACGCACCCCAGGCTTTACCTTCTTCACAACCTTCGGTAATGGCGAGGACGAGTACAACGAAGATCGTCAAAGAGGAAGATCTGGAGAACATGATTTTCAATATCGTCATTCAAAAAGAGCGGGCAGAAAAATCGGCGTTCATTGCGCCCGATGTCAATTGGCTGAGAGATTTGGTGCCCAAGGTGGTCGACGTTGCCGACAAACCTGAGACGCTCATCAAAGAAACAATAGTCAACGCCATCGACGGCGAAAATGCCGCCCAAGTCGAACAAATCAAAGATCGGCGATTATTCGTCAACGTCGTCAAGTCGGAAATCGGATCGGAGGTCGAGGTGCCTGACATCCTCGCTCGACTCAGCAATCTAATGAAGACGGGCGGTCCGGCCGTCGAATCCATCTTACTTGAAAGCAGAGACATTGGCGAGCCAGAGAATTCCATTTACGTCATCAACATCATCATTTTCAACGTCGTCGTTTTAGAAGCGCCCGTCGAGAAGCCCGTCTTCGTCAAAGACAAGGTCAGCAACATAGAACAAGACATTACCGAAGATTCTTATCTCGTAGCTCTCAGAGAATCGCAACAGAATCGATTCGGTTCTCCTGCGATCGGTCGCCATCCAAATCCAGCACCCGAAGTCGCGTTAGAAGATAATCAAGCGAGGAGCCCAGACTCTGCCATCGCAGAAGATTCCTACCTCGTAGCTCTCAGAGAGTCGCAAAAGAATCGCAATAAAGGCTCATCTCCATCCCTCGATCATCACCACCATCACGAAGAGAAACATCCTCACGCCAAACCAGAAAAGGTATCAGACCAGCAGCAGCAATTCAACGGGCATTACCTGACCGAAGTACCGACGTATGCGTACGCATCGACGGCCAGACCTTTGATGGCCATGGAGAAAGACTATTTACGTCGATTTACCATCAAACCGACCCAGCCGTCGGTGGCGGTCGAACAGAACCAACCGATGGAAGAACAAGAACAAGCGATGGAAGAACAAGACCAAGCGGCCGATGAAGTGGAGCAATCGGCGGACGAGCCAGGACTGTTGACCGACGTGCAAGAACAACATTTGCCTACATTACTAGTCGACCCGAATGCCAGCATCGAGTTCGTTAATTTACCAACGGGGCCCTACTTTACTAATCCGAGTGTTGACGTTACGCAAATTGTCAGCACGGAACCGTCATCGATTGAGAAGCCGCCCGAGATCGAGGCCGTTGTTGTCGATGTTGCACCGACGGCCGGCATCAATAAAATACGAGTGACTACTAAGAAACCGGTAGCCAAGAAGCCGCTGATAGTCAGAGTGCCCGAAGCTGTGGGTGTCATGACTAATAAGGCTACAAACATCATGCGAAACCGAATCAGGACAGTCGGTTTATTCGGCATTCCCATGATGGTGGGACTGGCCAGCACGGTCAACTCGTGGTTGCCGACTGTGACGGCGTTGGGCCGCCGCAGAAGGAAGCGCTCAATCACGCAGGAGGACGAGTGGCAAGACAATCATCGCCACCCTAGCCGGGCTATCGAAGTCGCTCAAGTGCTGGCCCGTTTGGTGGGCAAACGTTACACGGACGCGAGCACAGAATCCCACCCACAGTTTGTTGACAACCGCGAAGATCGAGATCAACAATTGTCCTCAGCATCGACGATGAATTCGAATAATGAGGCGAGGGCTAACCGGCGACGGACGTGGTTCCCGTTTCGACGGACGGGCAACACTCGCGTGAATTCAGATCGTCGTACGAGCGCCAGACGATCGGCATTTGcaaggaaaatgaaagaaataaaatccAATACTCGAAAATACATGACGCCCTTGTTCTACACGACGTTTTTCGCGAACGAAGATTCACCCGACGTGACGGAACATGGCGAATCCATAACGAGCGAATTGCAAAATGTCGATGACGTCGCAGAACCACAACAGGTCACAGAGGACGTTATGGAACACCCGGAAAATGGTGTACAACATCAAGAGGCCATAGAAAACGTCATTGAACGTGCCGAAGTCGTGCCAGATCGGGAAGTCTTACAAGACGATGCGGAGAGCACAGATCCATTGAATAATTCAGCTGCCGGCCCTCCAGTCGACTACGACAACTACCAACCGGAAGAAATGGAAATGGCCgaaaaaatggatgaaaagccggaagaagagccATCGCAAATGTTTCCGGCCCTCAGTCCACCTTCCGGCTTTGATTTCGACATAGTGTCCAACTTCGTCAGAGCCATGATGATGAACAACGAAGAGTACGACGACAATCCGCCGGAAACGAGGGAAGAAGTCTTCTGGGTTAAAGAGGCTACCATCGTCAACACGACTCAGACGGTCAGCAGCAAGCCGCCGAAATTCAGCGGTTCCAGCATGTTGCTTTTGAAACCGGGCAAAGGGCCAACTCGATTGACATCCAGCGGAATAAATGGCAGCCCAGTCAGCGTCTTCTCCGCCGATCCGCTAATGCCCAGCTACGTAAACAACGAGAACGTGACCAACAGTCCAATCACTTACGTGTCCATCAAATCACCGACCAAAGTGACTTGGCTTGGAATCGGTCCGCCCGATGCTATAACGTCCAGCACGCAGTCGTCATCGTCAGCAGAAAACGATCCAACTGGAGAAATCAACGACGACATCCCCCTTGATTTACCACCCAGCAAAGTCGTTGGAGCCCCGCTCCAATTTTACGACGAAGAAACGGACAACTACGTCTCGAAAGAAGTGCCCAGCGTTCCAGGTCCTCCGACCGTTTCGTACTACACCGAACGAACACCAAGTACCGATCGGACACCTAGCATTGATGTCACATCAGAGCAATCTTCAGTGATAAAAATACAAGAGATATCCAAACCAGGCCGGCCAGTATCAACTGATCTTCGTCCAGGTCTTTCTTCGTTGCTGCTCACCATCGCCAGTTTCAATCGGCCCAGACTTCCGCCACCCGTTGAAGTGTCCAACAACGTTTCCACCGTCGAATACACCAAAGGACAAGGATTCGCAACGCAACCGCAAAGCGACGACACGACCGACAAATACACTCACGGTCACGGGATCGTATCGAAGCCGGACGATGTATCGAAATACACTCACGGTCACGGTATTATCGTAACCAATGCGCCACCGTATGACTTTAATTCGTTGGCCGGGGAATCTTCGCTCGTGGCCAGCTCGATCGATAACCACAACGCCCTGTCCAATTTAGTCAAAGGGACTGGCAACAACGAAAATGGCGAACCAACATCACCTACCCTGTTGGGTGAGACTAGCATCCAGTTCGTCGGAATGTACGGCGGTACGTCGGTGGACAGCACCGTCGGCCCGTTCACAGCGACGGGCATCTCGGATAGCGCGGAATTAGACTCGACGTTGGATGATTTGATCACGCAATTGCAAGCCAACATGACGACCGGCTTAGTGTCGACAGACCGGCCGTTGGGAGGAATCCATTTCACGAACACATCCACCGacatcgtcatcatcaacCCGTTCGTGACGCCCAGTTCCGTCTTCCCACAATTGCAGGTGGAAGCCGTCGAAGCTGAGGATGGCGACACGTTCGGTTCAATTGACGATACGATCGTCGTCGACGCCCAGGAAGGGGATCAACCAGACTCGGTGCCCAATGTTTCCAGTTTGGCCAATCTCTTCTTTACGTCATCCGGAAGCAGCGGCAGCTCTTCCGGTGGCTCTTCCAGTTCGTCGGGTGTCAGCAACGGAGGTGGTGGCGTCTCTGGTGATTCCGTTTCCTCTTCCACCACCAATCCAATCGCTTTGTTCTACACTTTCGGATTGGCCGCTGTAGGCATTTTGGCCTTGACGTTGCCATTATGGGTTCCGTTTGTAGTCGCCAGGATGAAACGTCGGACGTATGCGCCGTCGAAGACCTATCCAGCCAGCAAGAAGAAGCCAACACACGGCTACCCATCGCCCCCACCGAAGAAGACGTACGCAGAGCCGCCTCCCAATCATTACAAAGATCTGGATGAAGAAGACATATACGGCAATGAACATTACCTCGATCAACATCAGCTGGGCAGTGTTTTATCGCAACCTCAATATCAGAGCACGACCATTGAAGATTTATACCGTACCAGTGTTGGTGATGTCCTCAGCAGCAATTCGGACGACCACTACATCTTTCGTGATTCGATAGCGCTCAATCCGGAGGACGACATGTTCCATAATCCGGGACCTCTTAGCTCTGAGGCCATCTACGGATCGCCGGCCCGTATCTACTTGAAAGCAAAGCGTAAACGTTTCAGTAGATTCAAGCGATCCAACAAGCGATAA
- the LOC123466408 gene encoding glutamate receptor ionotropic, delta-1-like: protein MCELPSHNYGFNGARLTFVVFHNPPFSTLIFRPDGNYSFTGTGPLWQTWMAKKLNFTINYMMLNQSTIHQSGMSDFDLAFQLVSNKEVDVYSNGVVATPERKQKVDLTYFIWTEPYSMVVPQPEEQSRIFAFIYPYQPMVWLLIFITMIAVVLLMSSLSVIHLNVTDNGTPAIPRHRKTAFDYAIDYTMHMLSLITNQGAYIAGARFMSLRVLLGVWVLMATVLVNVYSGTVISYLTVPRTKPPINTFEDLAANRDVGIILRTEALITQHILEAKTGALKTIGDQARRHADRFWTDQEKLSRRLATGRYAYPWIQTFCQFFIVNQFKKDGACRFRMTDPLPFQSAFFSLALQKDSKFTPAFNKALMELWESGLFPYWVRNVSPQAPECFAKTKPRTISARKMPIRLADLIGAFFIFGIGFGLAIFAIFIEQIVSRASRRMATASKC from the exons ATGTGCGAGTTACCCAGCCACAACTACGGATTTAATGGCGCTCGTTTAACGTTTGTCGTCTTTCAC AACCCTCCTTTCTCGACGCTGATTTTTCGTCCCGATGGAAACTACTCGTTCACCGGAACTGGCCCATTATGGCAAACGTGGATGGCCAAGAAACTCAATTTTAC CATTAATTACATGATGCTCAATCAAAGCACCATCCATCAAAGCGGAATGTCAGATTTCGATTTGGCTTTTCAGCTTGTGTCTAACAAA GAGGTGGACGTCTATTCCAACGGCGTTGTAGCCACTCCGGAACGGAAACAGAAAGTGGATTTaacttattttatttggaCGGAACCGTACTCGATGGTCGTACCTCAACCAGAAGAGCAATCGCGAATCTTTGCATTCATTTATCCATATCAACCAATG gtatGGCTACTGATTTTCATCACGATGATTGCGGTGGTGCTCTTGATGAGTTCACTTTCAGTCATACACTTAAACGTTACTGACAATGGTACACCTGCTATACCACGACATCGAAAAACTGCGTTTGATTACGCAATTGACTACACGATGCACATGTTGAGTTTGATAACCAATCAAG GAGCTTATATTGCTGGCGCACGTTTCATGTCCTTACGGGTTCTTCTGGGAGTGTGGGTGTTGATGGCCACTGTTTTGGTCAACGTTTACTCCGGTACCGTCATCTCGTACCTGACGGTGCCCCGAACAAAACCGCCCATCAACACATTCGAAGATTTGGCTGCCAATCGAGACGTTGGCATCATTCTGCGTACTGAAGCACTCATCACGCAACACATCTTG GAAGCCAAAACAGGGGCGCTGAAGACAATAGGCGATCAAGCCCGTCGTCATGCGGATCGTTTCTGGACGGACCAGGAGAAACTTAGTCGTCGTTTAGCAACTGGACGTTATGCTTATCCTTGG ATCCAAACATTTTGCCAATTCTTCATCGTCAACCAATTCAAAAAGGATGGTGCTTGTCGTTTTCGAATGACCGATCCTTTACCCTTTCAGTCTGCCTTTTTCTCGTTGGCTCTCCAGAAGGACAGCAAGTTTACGCCAGCATTTAACAAAGC TTTGATGGAACTCTGGGAAAGCGGACTATTTCCTTACTGGGTGCGTAACGTTTCACCGCAGGCTCCGGAATGTTTCGCTAAAACTAAACCACGGACGATATCGGCCAGAAAAATGCCCATTCGTTTAGCGGATTTAATCGgagctttttttattttcggaATTGGTTTTGGATTGGCAATCTTTGccattttcatcgagcaaatTGTTTCACGCGCAAGCCGGCGGATGGCAACGGCTAGCAAATGCTGA
- the LOC116915424 gene encoding papilin produces the protein MWQTSVQWIFFFCIISAVWANPRPSESSEENLLDNDEDVVNHIDSHDNDIVQNSVNVCVLPPISQSPYQRRCSGFIPRWYYDTKTGVCKKFFWEGCWSTGNLFRNEFACLARCNKQGLQKLINESDPTAPCLQPKAVGNCHASILSFFFDTQTGKCTSFVYSGCGGNANNFQSYHQCDFKCNRLEQAPLTLPHLADSTTISATATAPEKAVQLTKREKCNLPPVQPGSASCLAFVPSWTFNSTVGQCQSYVYEGCGRTANLFNSLDECDTACGPEPIVQTSSLPLCLQPKVVGHCRGAFPMFFYDATTGKCTRFIYGGCKGNDNRFVTEEACKLACPGSNDWVVSDQLSVSGESQETYYKLFSVEKQQQKLETFAKDSLNIIMLRQCSQLVLLVCVMAVGAMPQGQTTTGGANVVVQLTKQQRCSLPPVEPSNFSCFAFIPSWTFNSTTGVCDSFVYGGCGGTANLFETLAQCNAICGPEPTGPVISASVCLQPKVIGPCRASIPSFFFDATTRACTPFNYGGCRGNDNRFASERACRLACSCSDFDSEENQ, from the exons ATGTGGCAGACATCAGTTCaatggattttctttttctgcatcATTTCAGCTGTTTGGGCTAATCCAC GGCCATCAGAGTCGTCGGAAGAGAATCTTCTTGACAATGACGAAGACGTCGTCAATCACATTGATAGCCATGACAACGACATCGTTCAGAACAGCGTCAATGTTTGTGTGCTGCCTCCCATCAGCCAATCGCCGTACCAACGACGTTGCAGCGGATTCATTCCGCGATGGTATTACGACACAAAAACGGGCGTTTGCAAGAAATTCTTCTGGGAGGGCTGCTGGAGCACTGGCAATTTATTCCGAAATGAATTCGCCTGTCTGGCTAGATGCAACAAACAAG GATTGCAGAAATTGATCAACGAAAGCGACCCGACAGCTCCGTGCTTGCAACCGAAAGCCGTTGGCAATTGTCACGCCTCGATTTTGAGCTTCTTTTTCGACACGCAAACTGGGAAATGCACGTCTTTCGTGTATTCAGGTTGCGGTGGCAATGCAAACAACTTCCAATCGTACCACCAATGCGATTTCAAGTGCAATCGGTTAGAGCAAGCACCGCTCACGCTACCGCATTTAGCCGATTCGACCACCATTAGTGCCACCGCTACTGCTCCAG AGAAAGCCGTCCAGCTGACGAAACGAGAGAAATGCAACTTGCCTCCTGTTCAACCGGGCAGTGCGAGTTGTTTGGCTTTCGTTCCGTCGTGGACTTTCAATTCGACTGTTGGCCAATGCCAGAGTTACGTGTACGAAGGCTGCGGTAGAACGGCTAACCTGTTCAACTCGCTGGACGAATGCGATACAGCGTGTGGTCCTGAACCCATCG TTCAAACGAGCAGTTTGCCTTTGTGTTTGCAACCGAAAGTCGTTGGGCATTGTCGGGGAGCCTTCCCGATGTTCTTTTACGACGCCACGACGGGGAAATGCACGCGGTTCATTTACGGCGGATGTAAAGGCAATGACAATCGATTCGTCACGGAAGAGGCCTGTAAACTGGCATGTCCAGGCTCGAACGATTGGGTAGTTTCCGATCAGCTTTCGGTTTCTGGCGAATCGCAAGAGACTTATTATAAGT TGTTCTCAGTCGAGAAACAGCAACAGAAG CTTGAAACGTTTGCAAAAGATTCATTGAACATCATCATGTTGAGACAGTGTAGTCAACTTGTGCTTCTCGTCTGCGTGATGGCCGTTGGAGCTATGCCTCAAG GTCAAACAACTACAGGTGGAGCGAACGTTGTTGTGCAACTAACGAAGCAGCAAAGGTGCAGCTTACCTCCGGTCGAACCTTCCAATTTTAGTTGCTTCGCTTTTATTCCATCCTGGACATTTAATTCAACCACTGGAGTATGTGATAGTTTTGTGTATGGAGGTTGTGGTGGAACGGCCAATCTATTCGAAACGCTGGCCCAATGCAACGCGATCTGTGGGCCCGAACCCACTG GCCCAGTGATTTCTGCTTCTGTGTGTTTGCAACCAAAAGTCATCGGACCTTGTCGTGCGTCCATTCCAAGTTTCTTCTTCGATGCAACAACTAGAGCATGCACGCCTTTTAACTACGGCGGGTGTCGGGGCAATGATAACAGGTTTGCATCGGAACGTGCCTGCAGATTAGCTTGCTCTTGCTCGGATTTCGATTCGGAAGAGAACCAATAA